The Candidatus Eisenbacteria bacterium region CTCGGATGTCGCTGAGAAGCCGTTCGAGAGCGGGGCGATCCATCGAGCCGCCCGAATAACCGCCGTCGTCATAGCCTGTGCGAGCGAGCTTCCAGCCCTCCCCCGCCTGGCTCCGGATGTAGGCCTCGCAGGCCTCGCGCTGCGCATCGAGCGAGTTGAAATCCTGCTCGAGACCCTCCTCGGAGGACTTCCGCGTGTAGATCGCGCAGCGAAGCTTGCGACGCTCAGCGCCGGCCATCTCGGCGCCTCTTCAGGCCGAAGAAGAGCGGACCCGACCAACGTGTGCCGGTGATCTCGCGCGCGACTTTCGAGAGCGAAGGCCACGTCCTCCCGCGATACTGCACGCCGCGCTCGAGGACGATCACCTCGTGGACCAGGCCCTGCCACTCGCGAAGCAGGCGCGTGCCGGGCTTGATCGTCGTCGCAGGCGTAGTAGGCGCGCGCCCTTTCGCAAGGTCCTGCGCGGCGCGCGCGAGCTTGCGACGGGTGGCCGGCGTGAGACCGCCGAGCACCTGTTCCTGCATCCGATAGGCGATCGCGTACATCAATAGCCGGCGACTGAGGCGCGCCTGGAGGGGCGCACCGAAGAGATCCTGCCAGCGCGCCTTCAGCACTTCATATGAGAGACCCGACAGCGCGGCCAGCTCGTCCGCGAGACGCTTCGTGTCCTCAGCCGGTGTCGCGTTGCGTCGCATGTCTCGTGCCGTCGCGAGGGCCCAAACGGCCTGCCATGCACGCTTCCTTGGGGCGGCGAGTCAAGCGGATAAAACGACCAAACGGCGGGCGGTTGCACCGCTGGCGGCCTGCGTCGCCCGGCTTGCTACAGGCGCATCGGCACCTTCGCATAGCCCTGCACGTTGTTGTTGTGCGCCCAGACGAGGTTCGCCTCGTCGATCTCGCAGTCCGGGAAGCGGGCCAGCAGCTCTTCGAATGCCACGCGGCATTCCTGGCGCACCAGCGACTTGCCCAGACACAAGTGCTGGCCGAAGCCGAACGAAAGGTGCCGCTTGATCGAGCGACGGATGTCGAAGCGGTCCGGCTCGTCGTACTCGCGTGGGTCGCGCTGGGCTGCACCGGTGAGCAGCAGGACGCGGACATCCTCCGGAATGGTGGCGCCGTGCAGCTCGACGGGTCGCGTACTCCAGCGTCCCTGCACCTGCGACGGCGGGTCATAGCGGAGGAACTCCTCGACCGCGTCCGACAACAGCGAGGGATCGTCCGCCAGCTCGCTGCGCTGGTCGGGATGTCGGGCGAGCGTGACTGCGCTGTTGCAGATGAGCCGAGCCGTGGTCTCGTGGCCAGCGTTGCCCAGCAGCATGCAGAAGCCGAGCACCTCCTGCCTGGATAGATGGGTCGGGTTGCCGTCCTCGCCCTCCAGCTCGACTGCGAGGAGGGCACTGATCAGATCATCCTGCGGCTGCTTGCGACGCGCGTCGATGAGATCGTTGAAGGTGGCGGAGAGCTCCGCCCCGAGTCGTCGGTGGCGCTCGCTCGCGTCGAGCTCACCCGGCTCCCGATGCATGATCTGGTTGGTGAGGTGGCGCCACGCGGTCACGATGCTCGACAGGCACGCCGAGCATGGTGCTGATCACGTCCATCGGCTTCGAGGAAGCGAGCTGCTCGAAGAGATCGATCTGCATGCCGCGCTCGAGCCCGCCAGACGCTCTCGCGTGAGTTCGCGGACGATCGGCTCCATCGCGGCCACCCGTGGTGGCGTGAAGGCCTTGGCCACCAGGGACCGCACCCCGGGCTACGGGCGAGAGCTCTCGCAACTGGGGATGGGTGAGTTCGTGAACAAGAAACTGATCCGAGTGGCCGCGAGCTGATCCGGGCGCCGCTCCGCCGCCACGATCCAGGCGCACCCTCGGCGCACCGCGACCCGCTCATGAGGACATCTGGAACGACGCCTCCGCGTCGCTCCTGCCGGGGCTCGCGAATCTTCGCGCCGTGGCGGCAGCGATCGCGCTCGCGGTCGGCCTCGAGGCGCAACGCGCCGGAGTGGCG contains the following coding sequences:
- a CDS encoding cytochrome P450 — its product is MTAWRHLTNQIMHREPGELDASERHRRLGAELSATFNDLIDARRKQPQDDLISALLAVELEGEDGNPTHLSRQEVLGFCMLLGNAGHETTARLICNSAVTLARHPDQRSELADDPSLLSDAVEEFLRYDPPSQVQGRWSTRPVELHGATIPEDVRVLLLTGAAQRDPREYDEPDRFDIRRSIKRHLSFGFGQHLCLGKSLVRQECRVAFEELLARFPDCEIDEANLVWAHNNNVQGYAKVPMRL
- a CDS encoding DUF2924 domain-containing protein, encoding MRRNATPAEDTKRLADELAALSGLSYEVLKARWQDLFGAPLQARLSRRLLMYAIAYRMQEQVLGGLTPATRRKLARAAQDLAKGRAPTTPATTIKPGTRLLREWQGLVHEVIVLERGVQYRGRTWPSLSKVAREITGTRWSGPLFFGLKRRRDGRR